A stretch of Numenius arquata chromosome 11, bNumArq3.hap1.1, whole genome shotgun sequence DNA encodes these proteins:
- the GFPT2 gene encoding glutamine--fructose-6-phosphate aminotransferase [isomerizing] 2 isoform X1: protein MCGIFAYLNYRVPRTRKEIFETLIKGLQRLEYRGYDSAGVAIDGNNNEDKERFIKLVKKRGKVKALEEELHKQDDLDAKADFETHFGIAHTRWATHGVPSAINSHPQRSDKRNEFVVIHNGIITNYKDLRKFLESKGYEFESETDTETIPKLIKYMYDNRESEDTSFSALVERVIQQLEGAFALVFKSIHYPGEAVATRRGSPLLIGVRSKYKLSTEQIPVLYRTCKLIKQITLLLSNIENVKNICNSRMKRLDSSTCLHAVGDKAVEFFFASDASAIIEHTNRVIFLEDDDIAAVTDGKLSIHRLERSASDDPSRAIQTLQMELQQIMKGNFSAFMQKEIFEQPESVVNTMRGRVNFESSTVLLGGLKDHLKEIRRCRRLIIIGCGTSYHAAVATRQVLEELTELPVMVELASDFLDRNTPVFRDDVCFFISQSGETADTLMALRYCKERRALTVGITNTVGSSISRETDCGVHINAGPEIGVASTKAYTSQFVSLVMFGLMMSEDRISLQKRRQEIISGLKSLPEMIKEVLSLDEKIHDLALELYKQRSLLVMGRGYNYATCLEGALKIKEITYMHSEGILAGELKHGPLALIDKQMPVIMVIMKDPCFTKCQNALQQVTARQGRPIILCSKEDTESSKFAYKTIELPHTVDCLQGVLSVIPLQLLSFHLAVLRGYDVDFPRNLAKSVTVE, encoded by the exons GAATTTTTGCTTATCTAAACTACAGAGTGCCTCGGACTCGGAAGGAAATATTTGAAACCCTGATAAAAGGATTACAGAGACTGGAATACAGAGGATATGACTCTGCAG GAGTGGCAATTGATGGAAATAATAATGAAGATAAAGAAAGGTTCATCAAACTAgttaagaaaagaggaaaagtaaAGGCCCTGGAAGAAGAGTTGCACA AACAAGATGACCTGGATGCAAAAGCAGATTTTGAAACACATTTTGGAATTGCTCATACCCGCTGGGCAACCCACGGAGTACCAAGTGCAATAAACAGTCACCCTCAGAGATCAGATAAAAGAAATG aattcgTTGTTATCCATAATGGAATCATCACAAATTATAAGGACCTGAGAAAATTTCTG GAGAGCAAAGGCTATGAATTCGAATCTGAAACGGACACAGAAACGATCCCCAAATTGATCAAATACATGTATGACAACAGGGAGAGTGAGGACACCAGTTTTTCAGCCTTGGTGGAAAGAGTTATTCAGCAGCTG GAAGGTGCTTTTGCATTGGTTTTCAAGAGCATCCATTACCCGGGTGAAGCTGTTGCTACCAG GAGGGGGAGTCCTTTGCTCATTGGGGTTAGAAGCAAGTACAAGCTCTCCACTGAACAGATTCCTGTCTTATATAGAACATGTAAGTTGATAAAACAAATTACATTACTTTTAA GCAACATTGAGAATGTGAAGAACATATGCAATTCCCGAATGAAAAGATTGGACAGCTCTACCTGTCTTCACGCTGTCGGGGATAAGGCAGTagaatttttctttgcttcagatGCAAG TGCTATCATTGAACACACCAACAGAGTGATTTTCTTAGAAGATGATGACATTGCAGCGGTAACTGATGGGAAGCTCTCAATTCACCGTCTCGAGCGTTCAGCTAGTGACGATCCTTCCCGAGCCATTCAAACCCTGCAGATGGAATTGCAGCAGATCATGAAAG GTAACTTCAGTGCATTCATGCAAAAGGAAATTTTTGAACAACCGGAATCAGTTGTCAATACGATGAGAGGCAGGGTGAATTTCGAGAGCAGCACAG TTCTGCTGGGGGGCCTGAAGGATCATCTGAAAGAAATCAGAAGATGCCGAAGACTGATCATTATTGGCTGTGGGACCAGTTATCACGCTGCAGTAGCC ACTCGACAAGTATTGGAAGAATTAACTGAGTTACCAGTGATGGTGGAACTTGCCAGTGACTTCCTGGATAGAAACACACCTGTATTCAGAGATGATGTGTGCTTTTTTATCAGTCAGTCAG GTGAAACTGCAGATACGCTTATGGCCTTGAGGTATTGTAAGGAACGTCGTGCTCTGACAGTTGGCATCACAAACACCGTGGGAAGCTCGATATCCCGGGAGACTGACTGCGGTGTACACATCAATGCGGGGCCCGAGATAGGTGTGGCAAGCACAAAG GCTTATACCAGCCAGTTCGTGTCTCTTGTAATGTTTGGCCTAATGATGTCTGAAGACAGAATTTCCTTGCAGAAAAGGAGACAGGAAATCATTAGTGGACTAAAATCATTGCCAG AGATGATTAAAGAAGTGTTGTCCTTGGATGAGAAGATACACGATTTGGCTCTTGAACTGTACAAACAAAGATCACTGCTGGTCATGGGCCGTGGATATAATTATGCCACTTGTCTGGAAGGAGCTCTG aaaataaaagaaatcaccTATATGCACTCTGAAGGTATCCTGGCTGGTGAGCTGAAACACGGGCCGTTAGCCCTGATCGATAAACAGATGCCTGTTATCATGGTGATAATGAAGGATCCTTGTTTCACCAAGTGCCAGAATGCTCTGCAGCAGGTCACTGCTCGGCAG ggtCGTCCAATCATTCTGTGTTCTAAAGAAGACACGGAAAGCTCAAAATTTGCCTACAAAACCATAGAGCTGCCTCATACGGTTGACTGCCTTCAAGGAGTCCTGAGTGTTATTCCTCTTCAGTTGCTTTCATTCCACCTGGCTGTTCTCAGAGGATACGAT GTGGACTTTCCAAGAAATTTGGCCAAATCTGTTACTGTAGAATAA
- the GFPT2 gene encoding glutamine--fructose-6-phosphate aminotransferase [isomerizing] 2 isoform X2: MCGIFAYLNYRVPRTRKEIFETLIKGLQRLEYRGYDSAGVAIDGNNNEDKERFIKLVKKRGKVKALEEELHKQDDLDAKADFETHFGIAHTRWATHGVPSAINSHPQRSDKRNEFVVIHNGIITNYKDLRKFLESKGYEFESETDTETIPKLIKYMYDNRESEDTSFSALVERVIQQLEGAFALVFKSIHYPGEAVATRRGSPLLIGVRSKYKLSTEQIPVLYRTCNIENVKNICNSRMKRLDSSTCLHAVGDKAVEFFFASDASAIIEHTNRVIFLEDDDIAAVTDGKLSIHRLERSASDDPSRAIQTLQMELQQIMKGNFSAFMQKEIFEQPESVVNTMRGRVNFESSTVLLGGLKDHLKEIRRCRRLIIIGCGTSYHAAVATRQVLEELTELPVMVELASDFLDRNTPVFRDDVCFFISQSGETADTLMALRYCKERRALTVGITNTVGSSISRETDCGVHINAGPEIGVASTKAYTSQFVSLVMFGLMMSEDRISLQKRRQEIISGLKSLPEMIKEVLSLDEKIHDLALELYKQRSLLVMGRGYNYATCLEGALKIKEITYMHSEGILAGELKHGPLALIDKQMPVIMVIMKDPCFTKCQNALQQVTARQGRPIILCSKEDTESSKFAYKTIELPHTVDCLQGVLSVIPLQLLSFHLAVLRGYDVDFPRNLAKSVTVE, encoded by the exons GAATTTTTGCTTATCTAAACTACAGAGTGCCTCGGACTCGGAAGGAAATATTTGAAACCCTGATAAAAGGATTACAGAGACTGGAATACAGAGGATATGACTCTGCAG GAGTGGCAATTGATGGAAATAATAATGAAGATAAAGAAAGGTTCATCAAACTAgttaagaaaagaggaaaagtaaAGGCCCTGGAAGAAGAGTTGCACA AACAAGATGACCTGGATGCAAAAGCAGATTTTGAAACACATTTTGGAATTGCTCATACCCGCTGGGCAACCCACGGAGTACCAAGTGCAATAAACAGTCACCCTCAGAGATCAGATAAAAGAAATG aattcgTTGTTATCCATAATGGAATCATCACAAATTATAAGGACCTGAGAAAATTTCTG GAGAGCAAAGGCTATGAATTCGAATCTGAAACGGACACAGAAACGATCCCCAAATTGATCAAATACATGTATGACAACAGGGAGAGTGAGGACACCAGTTTTTCAGCCTTGGTGGAAAGAGTTATTCAGCAGCTG GAAGGTGCTTTTGCATTGGTTTTCAAGAGCATCCATTACCCGGGTGAAGCTGTTGCTACCAG GAGGGGGAGTCCTTTGCTCATTGGGGTTAGAAGCAAGTACAAGCTCTCCACTGAACAGATTCCTGTCTTATATAGAACAT GCAACATTGAGAATGTGAAGAACATATGCAATTCCCGAATGAAAAGATTGGACAGCTCTACCTGTCTTCACGCTGTCGGGGATAAGGCAGTagaatttttctttgcttcagatGCAAG TGCTATCATTGAACACACCAACAGAGTGATTTTCTTAGAAGATGATGACATTGCAGCGGTAACTGATGGGAAGCTCTCAATTCACCGTCTCGAGCGTTCAGCTAGTGACGATCCTTCCCGAGCCATTCAAACCCTGCAGATGGAATTGCAGCAGATCATGAAAG GTAACTTCAGTGCATTCATGCAAAAGGAAATTTTTGAACAACCGGAATCAGTTGTCAATACGATGAGAGGCAGGGTGAATTTCGAGAGCAGCACAG TTCTGCTGGGGGGCCTGAAGGATCATCTGAAAGAAATCAGAAGATGCCGAAGACTGATCATTATTGGCTGTGGGACCAGTTATCACGCTGCAGTAGCC ACTCGACAAGTATTGGAAGAATTAACTGAGTTACCAGTGATGGTGGAACTTGCCAGTGACTTCCTGGATAGAAACACACCTGTATTCAGAGATGATGTGTGCTTTTTTATCAGTCAGTCAG GTGAAACTGCAGATACGCTTATGGCCTTGAGGTATTGTAAGGAACGTCGTGCTCTGACAGTTGGCATCACAAACACCGTGGGAAGCTCGATATCCCGGGAGACTGACTGCGGTGTACACATCAATGCGGGGCCCGAGATAGGTGTGGCAAGCACAAAG GCTTATACCAGCCAGTTCGTGTCTCTTGTAATGTTTGGCCTAATGATGTCTGAAGACAGAATTTCCTTGCAGAAAAGGAGACAGGAAATCATTAGTGGACTAAAATCATTGCCAG AGATGATTAAAGAAGTGTTGTCCTTGGATGAGAAGATACACGATTTGGCTCTTGAACTGTACAAACAAAGATCACTGCTGGTCATGGGCCGTGGATATAATTATGCCACTTGTCTGGAAGGAGCTCTG aaaataaaagaaatcaccTATATGCACTCTGAAGGTATCCTGGCTGGTGAGCTGAAACACGGGCCGTTAGCCCTGATCGATAAACAGATGCCTGTTATCATGGTGATAATGAAGGATCCTTGTTTCACCAAGTGCCAGAATGCTCTGCAGCAGGTCACTGCTCGGCAG ggtCGTCCAATCATTCTGTGTTCTAAAGAAGACACGGAAAGCTCAAAATTTGCCTACAAAACCATAGAGCTGCCTCATACGGTTGACTGCCTTCAAGGAGTCCTGAGTGTTATTCCTCTTCAGTTGCTTTCATTCCACCTGGCTGTTCTCAGAGGATACGAT GTGGACTTTCCAAGAAATTTGGCCAAATCTGTTACTGTAGAATAA